A window of Pseudomonas putida genomic DNA:
GCAGGAACGGTGCCAGGTGCGACTTGACGCCGATCGGGCCGACGCCCGGGCCGCCACCGCCGTGCGGGATGCAGAAGGTCTTGTGCAGGTTCAGGTGGGAAACGTCGCCGCCGAACTTGCCCGGGGCGCACAGGCCGACCATGGCGTTCATGTTGGCGCCGTCGATGTACACCTGGCCACCGTTGTCGTGGATGATCGCGCAGATTTCGCCGATCGCTTCCTCGAACACGCCGTGGGTCGACGGGTAGGTGATCATGATCGCGGCCAGGCGCTCGCGGTGCTCGATGGCCTTGGCGCGCAGGTCCTCGACATCGACGTTGCCGCGGGCATCACAGGCGGTGACCACCACACGCATGCCGGCCATGTGCGCGGTGGCCGGGTTGGTGCCGTGGGCCGACGACGGGATCAGGCAGATGTCGCGGTGGCCTTCGCCGCGGCTGCGGTGGTAGGCGCGGATGGCCAAGAGGCCTGCGTACTCGCCCTGGGAGCCAGCGTTGGGCTGCAGCGATACGGCGTCGTAGCCGGTGGCGGCGCAGAGCATGGCTTCCAGCTCGGTGGTCATCTGCAGGTAGCCCTGGCTCTGCTCGGCCGGGGCGAACGGGTGCAGGTTGCCGAACTCGGCCCAGGTGACCGGGATCATTTCGCTGGCGGCGTTCAGCTTCATGGTGCAAGAGCCCAGCGGGATCATGCTGCGGTCCAGCGCCAGGTCCTTGTCGGCCAGGCGGCGCAGGTAGCGCATCAGCTCGGTTTCGCTGTGGTAGCGGTTGAACACCGGGTGCTGCAGGATGGCCGATTGGCGCAGCAGGGCGGCAGGCAGCAGTGAGCCGGTGCTGGCGGCCAGGGCGTTGAAGTCTGGCTGGGCCTGGTCGCCACCGATCAGTTGCCACAGGGCCTCGACGTCGGCCTGGCTGCTGGTTTCGTCCAGCGACAGGCCCACGTGGGCGGCATCGATCTGGCGCAGGTTGATGCCTTGGGCGCGCGCCTTGTCATGCAGGCTGGCGGTGGCACCACCGGTGGCCAGGGTCAGGGTGTCGAAGGCGCTGGCGCCCACTACCTGCACGCCCAGCGCCTTCAGGCCGGCGGCCAGGATCGCGGTCAGGGCATGGGTACGTTCGGCGATGCGCTTGAGGCCGGCCGGGCCGTGGTACACGGCGAACATGCTGGCGATATTGGCCAGCAGCACCTGCGCGGTGGCAGATGTTGCTGGTGGCCTTTTCGCGGCGGATGTGCTGCTCGCGGGTCTGCATGGCCAGGCGCAGGGCGGTCTTGCCGAAGCGGTCGATCGACACGCCGACCAGGCGGCCTGGCATGTCGCGCTTGAACGCGTCACGGGTGGCGAAGTAGGCCGCGTGCGGGCCACCGAAGCCCAGTGGCACGCCGAAGCGCTGGGCGCTGCCGATGGCCACGTCGGCGCCGAACTCGCCCGGCGGGGTCAGCAGGGTCAGGGCCAGCAGGTCGGCGGCAACGGCGACCAGGGCATTGGCGGCGTGGAAGCGTTCGATCACTTCGCGGTAGTCGAACACTTCACCGTTGCTGGCCGGGTACTGCAGCAGGGCGCCGAAGAAGGCGCTGACATCGCCAAGCTCGCGCTCGTCGCCGACCACGATCTCGATACCCAGCGGCTCGGCACGGGTGCGCAGCACGTCGAGGGTTTGCGGGTGGCAATGCACGGAGGCGAAGAAGGCATGGCTGGCCTTGTTCTTCGACAGGCGTTTGCAGAAGGTCATGGCCTCGGCGGCAGCGGTGGCTTCGTCGAGCAGCGAGGCGTTGGCGATCGGCAGGCCGGTCAGGTCGCTGATCAGGGTCTGGAAGTTCAGCAGCGCTTCCAGGCGGCCCTGGGAAATTTCTGGCTGGTACGGGGTATAGGCGGTGTACCAGGCGGGGTTTTCCAGCAGGTTGCGCAGGATCGGCGCCGGCGTGTGGGTGTTGTAGTAGCCCTGGCCGATGTAGCTCTTGAACAGCTGGTTCTTGCCGGCGATGGCCTTGAGTGCGGCGAGCGCGTCGGCTTCGCTCTGGCCGTCGTGCGAACCGAGTACGCTGGTGCCCTTGATGCTGTCGGGAATGACCGCGGCGGTCATGGCTTCCAGCGAGTCGAAGCCGAGAGCGGCCAGCATGGCCTGCTCGTCGGCGGCGCGCGGGCCGATGTGGCGGGCGATGAATTCGTTGGCGGTGCCGAGGTTGATGGTCATGGCAGAGTTCCTCAGGCGTCGTCGTTGGCTTTGATCAGGCGGTCGTAGGCGTCCTGGTCGAGCAGGGCGGCCACGGCGCTGGCATCGGCGGGCATGAAGCGGAAGAACCAGCCTTCGCCCATCGGGTCTTCGTTGACCAGTTCCGGGCTGTCTTCGAGCTGGTCGTTGATCTGCACCACCTCGCCAGTCAGGGGCATGTACACACCGCTGGCGGCCTTGACCGACTCGACGGTGGAGGCTTCGCTGCCTTTCTCATACTGCTGCAACTCTGGCAGTTGCACGAAAACCACATCGCCAAGGGCGTTCTGGGCGTAGGCG
This region includes:
- the gcvH gene encoding glycine cleavage system protein GcvH, which encodes MSELRFTEDHEWLRVEADGSVTVGITAYAQNALGDVVFVQLPELQQYEKGSEASTVESVKAASGVYMPLTGEVVQINDQLEDSPELVNEDPMGEGWFFRFMPADASAVAALLDQDAYDRLIKANDDA